In a single window of the Melissococcus plutonius ATCC 35311 genome:
- a CDS encoding beta-L-arabinofuranosidase domain-containing protein, with protein MKPIDTKAITIQDPYIHKAQENVIHYLLSLDVQKFLFEFYKVAGMKPLTESGYQGWERSDQVNFRGHFFGHFLSALALSYQAEKQPILKKKIHQQIKTAITGLKAIQKNYAKQHPEHAGYISAFKEVALDEVEGKPVDPKEKENVLVPWYNLHKILAGLLEVNISLKEVDSQLSKEALFIASWFGDYIYKRMMNLTDKNQMLTIEYGGMNDALYYLFELTQKKEHAIAATYFDEDNLFNQLANDENVLPGKHANTTIPKLIGALKRYMVFQSEDLSAWLSNEEKEHLMSYFKAAENFWQIVVDNHTYCTGGNSQSEHFHGPNELFYDSEIRQGDCTCETCNTHNMLKLTRKLYECTKDPKYLDYYETTYINAILASQNSKTGMMMYFQPMGAGYNKVYNRPYDEFWCCSGTGIESFSKLADTYYFKENNRLFVNLYFSNTLKLKENNLKIIQKTDRKNGNVTIDLKTLTDKNIIQPLQLALRLPNWAKQVTIKKGKKLLNYKSHLGFAYLSGLVTANDQIILEMEQELQLLDTPDNTNYIAFKYGPYILAGELGTDRLEEDNPNGILVRVGTKHPLLADTLTVADDEEWRNNYKSYLKPIERPNKLIAFSIENTNEQLTFSPYYELHDQRYGIYFKLQKQDSKEMQTAIKEKKRIIRENDQLLDELHNFDGNNSEYGKKLAYQRSSTGNFLGRRYRIAQKEGWFSYEFSAKSFGKIYLEITFHSQDVGKECLLILNNNKNERQLLSVEDFAEEGFITKTLLVSEDQIIEGKLNLMIKATMAETPPIFSIRLLKNVTYSENAYLETVKVTNGQLLSFADHQIEIKMTPETVVSFTLPNNGGLVYLNDVLIYEGIPRKIARGDHKLTVFAEDHLHQKDYSLSIIE; from the coding sequence ATGAAACCAATTGATACAAAAGCAATAACAATACAAGATCCATACATTCACAAGGCACAAGAAAATGTTATTCATTATTTATTGAGTTTAGATGTCCAAAAGTTTCTTTTTGAATTTTATAAAGTTGCAGGGATGAAACCATTAACTGAAAGTGGCTATCAAGGATGGGAACGAAGTGATCAAGTTAATTTTAGAGGTCATTTCTTTGGCCATTTTCTATCAGCTTTAGCATTATCTTATCAAGCTGAAAAACAACCTATTTTAAAGAAAAAAATCCATCAACAAATAAAGACAGCAATAACAGGATTAAAAGCTATTCAGAAAAATTATGCAAAACAACATCCAGAACATGCCGGTTATATTTCAGCATTTAAAGAAGTAGCTTTGGATGAGGTAGAGGGAAAACCGGTTGATCCAAAAGAGAAAGAAAATGTCTTAGTGCCATGGTATAACCTGCATAAAATTTTAGCTGGATTATTAGAAGTGAATATTTCTTTAAAAGAGGTAGATTCACAATTAAGTAAGGAAGCTTTATTTATCGCAAGTTGGTTTGGTGATTATATCTATAAACGTATGATGAACTTGACAGATAAAAATCAAATGTTAACTATTGAATATGGTGGTATGAATGATGCATTGTATTATTTATTTGAATTAACACAAAAAAAGGAACATGCAATTGCGGCAACTTATTTTGACGAAGATAACTTATTCAATCAGCTAGCTAATGATGAAAATGTATTGCCTGGTAAACATGCAAATACAACGATTCCTAAATTGATTGGTGCATTAAAACGCTATATGGTTTTTCAATCAGAAGATCTATCTGCATGGTTGTCAAATGAAGAAAAGGAACATTTAATGAGCTATTTCAAAGCAGCGGAAAACTTTTGGCAGATCGTTGTTGACAATCATACCTATTGTACAGGTGGAAATAGTCAAAGCGAACATTTCCATGGACCAAATGAACTTTTTTACGATTCGGAAATTCGTCAAGGTGATTGCACATGTGAGACTTGCAATACACATAATATGTTAAAATTGACAAGAAAACTTTATGAATGTACGAAAGATCCTAAATATCTGGATTATTATGAAACAACCTATATTAATGCTATTCTGGCTTCACAAAATTCTAAAACAGGGATGATGATGTACTTTCAACCGATGGGAGCAGGTTATAATAAAGTATATAATCGGCCTTATGATGAATTCTGGTGTTGCTCTGGTACCGGGATTGAAAGTTTTTCTAAGCTAGCTGACACCTATTATTTTAAAGAAAATAATCGCTTATTTGTAAATTTATATTTTTCCAATACTTTAAAATTGAAAGAGAATAATTTAAAAATTATTCAGAAAACTGATCGTAAAAATGGAAATGTAACTATTGATTTGAAGACATTAACAGATAAAAATATTATTCAGCCACTTCAATTAGCATTACGATTACCAAACTGGGCGAAGCAAGTAACGATTAAAAAAGGTAAAAAACTATTAAACTATAAATCACATTTAGGATTTGCCTATTTATCAGGATTAGTTACAGCAAATGATCAAATTATATTAGAAATGGAACAAGAACTTCAGTTACTAGATACTCCTGACAATACAAATTATATTGCTTTCAAATATGGACCCTATATATTAGCAGGAGAACTAGGGACAGACCGATTAGAAGAAGATAATCCAAATGGTATTTTAGTACGTGTTGGGACAAAACATCCTTTATTAGCGGATACGTTAACCGTAGCAGATGATGAAGAATGGCGAAATAATTATAAATCATATCTAAAACCAATCGAAAGACCAAATAAATTGATTGCTTTTTCTATTGAAAATACTAATGAACAGCTTACCTTTTCACCTTATTATGAGTTACACGATCAGCGATATGGAATTTATTTTAAACTACAAAAACAGGATTCAAAAGAAATGCAGACAGCAATTAAAGAAAAGAAAAGAATTATAAGAGAAAACGATCAGTTGCTTGATGAATTGCATAACTTTGATGGAAATAATAGTGAATATGGGAAAAAATTAGCTTATCAACGGTCAAGCACTGGGAATTTTTTAGGGAGACGTTATCGAATCGCTCAAAAAGAAGGTTGGTTTAGTTATGAATTTTCTGCTAAAAGTTTTGGAAAAATTTATCTTGAAATCACTTTTCATAGTCAGGATGTTGGAAAAGAATGTTTGCTCATTTTGAATAACAATAAAAATGAACGTCAATTACTTTCAGTTGAAGACTTTGCTGAAGAGGGATTTATTACTAAAACCTTGTTAGTTTCTGAGGATCAAATTATTGAAGGTAAATTAAATTTAATGATTAAAGCAACGATGGCAGAAACACCACCTATTTTCTCAATTAGACTTTTAAAAAATGTCACTTATAGTGAAAATGCTTACTTAGAAACTGTTAAGGTTACTAATGGACAGTTATTAAGCTTTGCTGATCATCAGATTGAAATTAAAATGACTCCAGAAACAGTTGTATCTTTTACCTTACCAAATAACGGTGGCTTAGTTTACCTAAACGATGTTCTAATATATGAAGGCATACCAAGAAAGATAGCTAGAGGAGACCACAAACTCACGGTTTTTGCTGAAGACCATCTTCATCAAAAAGATTACTCACTCTCTATCATTGAATAA
- a CDS encoding family 20 glycosylhydrolase, which produces MIDIGRKFYTIEMLQALIDYMETLKMNVLQLHFSENEGFRLECQTMPELTSKEYLTKKDITSLIHYADVRNIMIIPEFDSPGHLKRLLTLHPEFQMSTFAHNKGYLDDPLFDITNPQAVRLIKEIIQEYIELFSTTHYFHLGADEYLNFNELANYPLLQANAQKKYKNKELGYDLFIDYINELADKVEENGLIARVWNDGFYKTDELSKNKLKSTIQITYWTHYQKQMATVQTFIEKGHKILNFNDNFFYFVLGEEAGYKYSTGEKIKENWTINVFSGNQQLSKRDMRQVIGTYFAIWSDNSDALTETEVLTRIKEPLKEQQKKIWQY; this is translated from the coding sequence ATGATAGATATCGGTAGAAAGTTTTATACGATTGAAATGTTGCAGGCGTTAATTGATTATATGGAAACTTTAAAAATGAATGTTCTACAATTACATTTTTCGGAGAATGAAGGATTTCGATTAGAATGTCAAACTATGCCAGAATTGACTTCAAAGGAATACCTAACAAAGAAAGATATTACTAGCTTAATTCATTATGCTGATGTTCGAAATATTATGATCATTCCTGAATTTGATAGTCCAGGCCATTTAAAAAGGTTGCTGACATTACATCCAGAATTCCAAATGAGTACTTTTGCTCACAATAAAGGATATTTAGATGATCCACTATTTGATATTACAAATCCACAGGCAGTAAGATTAATCAAAGAAATTATTCAGGAGTACATTGAACTGTTTTCTACTACACATTATTTTCATTTGGGTGCAGATGAATATCTGAATTTTAACGAATTAGCAAATTATCCACTCCTACAAGCAAATGCTCAAAAAAAATATAAGAATAAAGAATTAGGTTATGATTTATTTATTGATTATATAAATGAACTAGCAGATAAGGTAGAAGAAAACGGTTTGATCGCTAGGGTTTGGAATGATGGTTTTTATAAAACAGATGAATTATCAAAAAATAAATTAAAATCAACGATCCAAATTACCTACTGGACACATTATCAAAAGCAAATGGCGACTGTTCAAACGTTTATTGAAAAAGGACATAAAATTTTGAATTTTAATGACAATTTTTTCTATTTTGTTTTGGGAGAAGAAGCCGGTTATAAATATTCAACTGGCGAGAAAATCAAAGAAAACTGGACAATAAATGTGTTCTCAGGAAACCAACAACTTTCTAAAAGAGACATGCGGCAAGTTATAGGCACCTATTTTGCAATTTGGAGTGACAATTCAGATGCATTAACCGAGACAGAAGTATTAACACGTATTAAAGAGCCTTTAAAAGAACAACAAAAAAAGATTTGGCAGTATTAA